A DNA window from Vicinamibacterales bacterium contains the following coding sequences:
- a CDS encoding ABC transporter ATP-binding protein: MFKLFRLLWPRRAWLAAVLSLAFAQSLANLYLPRLMADIVDHGIVPGDTWRIVEIGGLMLAVAVIGTACAIGSSFFSSRVANGFGCDLRERVFSRVARLSLHQFDGVGTASLITRTTNDTTQVQQVVLMLLGMAVPAPMMATGGVLLSLSQDARLARVLLVVIPILSVVLFLIMRGAIPLFQQMQSKIDRLNLVLDEGLTGVRVIRAFDRGAHESRRFDHANADVTTTAIAVNRLVAMLMPALFLTMNLTSVSIIWLGASRIDAGQMQVGAMMASLQYAIQILFAVFMVTAVFVMVPRAAASAARINEVLDLVPDVTDPAVPAGGAATAGLVEFQDVTFQYPGAEEPALSGVSFTARPGETIAIIGGTGSGKSTLVGLIPRFYDVNAGRVLVDGVDVRARRMEDLRAAIGYVPQKTVLFSGTVASNVRFGNESATDDGMRRAARVAQAAEFVDAMPTGYDSPVSQGGTNLSGGQKQRLAIARALARPARIYVFDDSFSALDFATDARLRAALRAETRDATVFIVSQRIGTVRDADTIVVLDDGRVAGIGTHAELLRDCSVYREIADSQASLEEVA, translated from the coding sequence ATGTTCAAGCTGTTCCGGCTCCTCTGGCCCCGGCGGGCGTGGCTTGCGGCCGTGCTGTCGCTGGCCTTCGCCCAGTCCCTGGCCAACCTGTACCTGCCCCGGCTCATGGCCGACATCGTGGACCACGGCATCGTGCCGGGGGACACGTGGCGGATCGTCGAGATCGGCGGGCTGATGCTGGCGGTCGCCGTGATCGGCACCGCCTGCGCCATCGGCTCCAGCTTCTTCTCGTCGAGAGTCGCCAACGGCTTCGGCTGCGACCTGCGGGAGCGCGTGTTCTCGCGCGTCGCCCGGCTGTCGCTGCACCAGTTCGACGGCGTCGGCACCGCGTCGCTCATCACGCGCACCACCAACGACACGACGCAGGTCCAACAGGTGGTGCTGATGCTGCTGGGCATGGCCGTCCCGGCGCCGATGATGGCGACGGGCGGCGTGCTGCTGTCCCTGTCGCAGGATGCGCGGCTGGCGCGCGTCCTGCTCGTGGTCATCCCGATCCTGTCCGTCGTGCTCTTCCTGATCATGCGGGGCGCCATCCCGCTCTTCCAGCAGATGCAGTCGAAGATCGATCGCCTCAACCTGGTGCTCGACGAGGGGCTGACGGGCGTCCGCGTGATCCGGGCCTTCGATCGCGGCGCCCACGAGAGCCGCCGGTTCGACCACGCCAACGCCGACGTCACCACCACGGCGATCGCCGTGAACCGGCTCGTCGCGATGCTGATGCCGGCGCTCTTCCTCACCATGAACCTGACGAGCGTGTCGATCATCTGGCTGGGCGCGAGCCGCATCGACGCCGGCCAGATGCAGGTCGGCGCGATGATGGCGTCGCTCCAGTACGCCATCCAGATCCTGTTCGCCGTGTTCATGGTGACGGCCGTGTTCGTGATGGTCCCGCGGGCGGCCGCCTCGGCGGCCCGCATCAACGAGGTGCTGGATCTCGTGCCAGACGTCACCGACCCGGCGGTCCCGGCCGGCGGCGCCGCGACCGCCGGCCTCGTCGAGTTCCAGGACGTCACGTTCCAGTATCCGGGCGCCGAGGAGCCCGCGCTGTCCGGCGTGTCCTTCACCGCGCGGCCGGGCGAGACGATCGCCATCATCGGGGGCACCGGGTCCGGCAAGTCCACGCTGGTCGGCCTCATCCCGCGCTTCTACGACGTCAACGCCGGCCGGGTGCTCGTGGACGGCGTGGACGTGCGCGCCCGCCGCATGGAGGACCTGCGCGCGGCCATCGGCTACGTACCGCAGAAGACCGTCCTCTTCTCGGGCACCGTCGCCAGCAACGTCCGCTTCGGGAACGAGTCCGCGACCGACGACGGGATGCGCCGCGCCGCTCGCGTGGCCCAGGCCGCCGAGTTCGTGGACGCCATGCCCACGGGGTACGACTCGCCCGTGTCACAGGGCGGCACGAACCTGTCCGGCGGGCAGAAGCAGCGGCTGGCCATCGCGCGGGCGCTCGCCAGGCCCGCCCGGATCTACGTGTTCGACGACAGCTTCTCCGCGCTCGACTTCGCGACCGACGCGCGCCTGCGCGCGGCGCTGCGCGCGGAGACCCGCGACGCGACGGTGTTCATCGTGTCGCAGCGCATCGGGACGGTCAGGGACGCGGACACGATCGTGGTCCTGGACGACGGGCGCGTGGCCGGCATCGGCACCCACGCGGAGCTCCTGCGCGACTGCTCCGTGTACCGGGAGATCGCGGACTCGCAGGCCTCGCTCGAGGAGGTCGCGTGA